TGAAAGCCTGAGGGACGGAACGCTGTCACTCGCGGACGTGGCGCTGATGAACGATGCCCTGACGGTGCAGGACGAAAATTCGAGAAGGCTGGAAAAAGCCTTGGAAAGGAACAGGAAGTAGATGCTGGGCGGAAAGATAGCCGAGTTCATGGCATCCATCGGCTTTGAGGCCGACGAGAAGTCGCTGAAGACGAGCCTGACTCAAGTTGCCGCCTTCGGTGCTGCCATAACCGCCATTGCGGGTGGCATCTACGCTGGCATCATCAAGGTTGCCCAGGGCGAGGCGGAAATGGCCATCACGGCGCAGCGCCTGGGCACCACTGCCGACCGGATCGCAGAACTGGGCTACGTGGCCGAACAGTCCGGGGCCAGCATCGATGCGGTCACCAGTTCCATGGAGGGCATGATCGCCAATAACCCGCGCATCAAGGACGCCGCCAAGGCGCTGGAGATGGCGGGGGAACGCATGCGGGGCATGTCCGAGGCACAGCGCCGCGCCTATGCAGCCCGCATGGGCATTGACCAGT
This region of Desulfovibrio psychrotolerans genomic DNA includes:
- a CDS encoding DUF6889 family protein, with protein sequence MCRYESLRDGTLSLADVALMNDALTVQDENSRRLEKALERNRK